AATGTCAAGCTACAGAACGAGATTATCGATTCAAAGTCAGGATTTTACCCCAAGTTGAAGAATGCTTTTATTCCCATCCTTGGCGTTATATCAACAGTGAAGATTTAATTTTAAGACAATTGAACTTTCTGCTGTTGACCATCATCAACCACTGCGCGGCTCGACAGTCCAGCATTGGATTTACTTTTGGTGAACTTGGGGTTACTGCGGTTATCTGCAATGGTTTGAAGTCTCAACCGCAGCTTCATCCGGCTATTGCAGCATTGGACGCATACATTCAACTACTTCAGTTTTAGCAATATGAAAGCACTGTCAGTCCGCCAACCCTGGGCATGGGCAATCATTTACGCCAATAAAGATATTGAGAACCGAGTTTGGCCCACTCATTACCGAGGCGATATTCTCATTCACGCTGCCTCAAAATGTACCAAAAAAGAATACCAACAAGCTTTTGAATTTTCTCAAAACATGGGTGTTTCATTACCAGAGTTAAAAATGCTGCGCCGAGGTCAAATCATTGGTGTGGTTACAGTGGTCGGTTGCTTGTTCTCACCGACTGCTTCTGGTTGGGGGATGGCTGAACAATACCACTGGAAATTGGCGAATCCACGCTCTATCACTCCGATTCCATACATTGGGCAATTGGGTCTTTTTGATGTGCCGGATGAATTGGTCAAAGCGGCGATGCTAAGGGCAACGTCAAAGACGATCGCTTGACCTTGATAGAACTCGCCTCATGTTCACACATACGGGAATGCTCACTATGTCTGTTGCGACACCCGAAAAATTCTTAGAGGACG
The nucleotide sequence above comes from Aulosira sp. FACHB-615. Encoded proteins:
- a CDS encoding ASCH domain-containing protein, producing the protein MKALSVRQPWAWAIIYANKDIENRVWPTHYRGDILIHAASKCTKKEYQQAFEFSQNMGVSLPELKMLRRGQIIGVVTVVGCLFSPTASGWGMAEQYHWKLANPRSITPIPYIGQLGLFDVPDELVKAAMLRATSKTIA